In Montipora foliosa isolate CH-2021 chromosome 13, ASM3666993v2, whole genome shotgun sequence, one DNA window encodes the following:
- the LOC137982995 gene encoding large ribosomal subunit protein mL41A-like, protein MPLNILRGLFRGATRGVMTGKRGNKNFYKGRGVRNPGYHTPRGGYRIVYKKVPQFIVPDLTGFELKPYVSYKSPKVEISPPTAESLLTSIKENIHLIKYRETP, encoded by the exons ATGCCGTTGAATATCCTTCGAGGCCTCTTTAGAGGTGCAACGCGTGGAGTTATGACGGGAAAAAGGGGAAATAAGAACTTTTACAAAG GTCGTGGTGTAAGAAATCCAGGATATCACACACCAAGAG GTGGTTACCGGATAGTGTACAAGAAAGTTCCACAGTTCATTGTCCCTGATTTGACCGGCTTTGAG CTGAAGCCGTACGTTTCCTACAAGTCGCCAAAAGTAGAGATTTCGCCGCCAACAGCCGAAAGCTTGTTAACAAGCATCAAGGAGAATATTCATTTGATCAAGTACAGAGAAACGCCCTAA